The following coding sequences lie in one Halorarum halophilum genomic window:
- a CDS encoding thiamine pyrophosphate-dependent dehydrogenase E1 component subunit alpha has protein sequence MSHWTEVRPSEDFYRVLDADGRPLDDPPDVDEETLRRMYRAFVRSRAFDAKALSLQRRGEISIHAASTGEEAVSVGSAAALEPDDWCFPTYRQTAASIYWDAPLARTFAGLMGAEPETVAEHLDDESNPAVNFSPPYIPLTVNVTNAVGSAMADAFNDRDTVTMSYVGDGSTSEGDFHEALNFAGVFEAPAVTICHNNQWAISVPTHRQTAAETFARKAEAHGVPYDRVDGNDVLAVYEKSREAIERARNGGGPTLLECVTYRMVDHNTADEDSVYRDEEELARWADLDPVDRFETYLREAGVMDDDEMDRVAEAAEADVDEAVEAARSVPRSDPQRMFDNHLHGESWTERHQRAELRREGMGENPFVDFDGEGFK, from the coding sequence ATGTCCCACTGGACGGAAGTTCGCCCCTCGGAGGACTTCTACCGGGTCCTCGACGCGGACGGCCGACCGCTCGACGATCCGCCCGACGTCGACGAGGAGACGCTCCGACGGATGTACCGGGCGTTCGTCCGGTCCCGGGCCTTCGACGCGAAGGCGCTCAGCCTGCAGCGGCGCGGCGAGATAAGCATCCACGCCGCCTCCACGGGGGAGGAGGCCGTCTCCGTCGGCAGCGCCGCGGCGCTCGAACCGGACGACTGGTGCTTCCCGACGTACCGGCAAACCGCCGCGTCCATCTACTGGGACGCCCCGCTCGCCCGGACGTTCGCGGGCCTCATGGGAGCCGAACCCGAGACGGTGGCCGAACACCTCGACGACGAGTCGAACCCGGCGGTCAACTTCTCGCCGCCGTACATCCCGCTCACGGTGAACGTGACGAACGCCGTCGGCTCCGCGATGGCCGACGCGTTCAACGACCGGGACACCGTGACGATGTCGTACGTCGGCGACGGGTCGACCAGCGAGGGGGACTTCCACGAGGCACTGAACTTCGCGGGCGTCTTCGAGGCCCCCGCGGTGACCATCTGTCACAACAACCAGTGGGCCATCTCCGTCCCGACGCACAGACAGACAGCCGCCGAGACGTTCGCCCGAAAGGCCGAGGCTCACGGCGTCCCGTACGACCGCGTCGACGGCAACGACGTCCTCGCCGTCTACGAGAAATCCCGCGAAGCGATCGAGCGCGCCCGGAACGGCGGGGGGCCGACGCTGCTCGAGTGCGTCACCTACCGGATGGTGGACCACAACACCGCCGACGAGGACAGCGTCTACCGCGACGAGGAGGAGCTGGCGCGGTGGGCTGACCTCGATCCGGTCGACCGGTTCGAGACGTACCTCCGCGAGGCGGGCGTCATGGACGACGACGAGATGGACCGCGTCGCCGAGGCGGCCGAGGCGGACGTGGACGAGGCCGTCGAGGCTGCGCGATCGGTGCCCCGCTCCGACCCCCAGCGGATGTTCGACAACCACCTCCACGGCGAGTCGTGGACCGAACGCCACCAGCGCGCCGAACTACGTCGCGAGGGGATGGGGGAGAACCCTTTCGTCGACTTCGACGGGGAGGGGTTCAAATGA
- a CDS encoding alpha-ketoacid dehydrogenase subunit beta, with translation MSSGDVALDVEGDTERWNVVDAVRETLAQEMRRDDAVRLLGYDVGPIGGVFRATEGLYEEFGGERVIDTPLSENGILGTAVGMAMRGERVVPEIQFMGFLYPAFGQLMYSLAKLHERSGGGIEVPMTVRIPYGGGIKSSEYHSESTETFLVHTPGVRVVCPSTPAQTKGLLAASIRHPDPVMFLEPKRIYRGEREAVPTGEYTLSLDEARVVREGEDVTLLTWGAMLEHAETAADSVDADVEIVDLVSLSPLDVETVLDSVKKTGRCVVLHEARRTLGLGAELSALVNEYALDHLHAPIKRATGYDVHFPGHQTEDAYLPDAERAEHAIRAVMSYEF, from the coding sequence ATGAGTTCCGGCGACGTAGCCCTCGACGTCGAGGGCGACACGGAACGGTGGAACGTCGTTGACGCGGTCCGCGAGACGCTCGCACAGGAGATGCGCCGCGACGACGCGGTCCGGCTCCTCGGCTATGACGTTGGACCCATCGGTGGCGTCTTCCGCGCCACAGAGGGCCTCTACGAGGAGTTCGGGGGGGAGCGGGTGATCGACACGCCCCTCTCGGAGAACGGCATCCTCGGCACCGCCGTCGGGATGGCCATGCGTGGCGAGCGCGTCGTGCCGGAGATCCAGTTCATGGGCTTTCTTTATCCCGCGTTCGGGCAGCTCATGTACTCGCTCGCGAAGCTCCACGAGCGCTCCGGGGGCGGCATCGAGGTGCCGATGACGGTCCGCATCCCCTACGGCGGCGGCATCAAGTCCAGCGAGTACCACTCCGAATCGACGGAGACGTTCCTGGTTCACACACCGGGCGTCCGTGTGGTCTGTCCGAGCACGCCCGCCCAGACGAAGGGGCTGCTCGCGGCGAGCATCCGCCACCCCGACCCGGTGATGTTCCTCGAACCCAAGCGGATCTACCGCGGCGAGCGCGAGGCCGTCCCGACCGGCGAGTACACCCTGTCCCTCGACGAGGCTCGCGTCGTCCGCGAGGGAGAGGACGTGACGCTCCTGACGTGGGGTGCGATGCTCGAACACGCCGAGACGGCCGCCGACAGCGTCGACGCGGACGTCGAGATCGTCGACCTCGTCTCCCTCTCGCCGCTGGACGTCGAGACGGTCCTCGACTCGGTGAAGAAGACCGGCCGGTGTGTCGTCCTCCACGAGGCCCGGCGAACGCTCGGCCTCGGCGCGGAACTGTCCGCGCTGGTGAACGAGTACGCCCTCGATCACCTCCACGCGCCGATCAAGCGCGCGACCGGCTACGACGTCCACTTCCCCGGCCACCAGACGGAAGACGCCTACCTGCCCGACGCCGAACGAGCCGAACACGCCATCAGGGCGGTGATGTCCTATGAGTTCTGA
- a CDS encoding dihydrolipoamide acetyltransferase family protein: MTRYEFPLPDPGEGLTEAEVVEWHADPGDRVEEDDPLVDVETDKAVVEIPAPCEGTLEERRASPGDVLAVGDVVAVFETDAPPTERQQEGSVEGAADDESESASGGGTAGAEQRDAAGTTTATGAIDRVESAEDTEPAGSTRSSESAESAQSAEPAEAGTTADADADADGRVFAAPSTRRYARESGVDLSAVEGTGPGGRVLRSDVDAHGDGQASEAAGVNESARPAATDAEDRSTSDDRETRRPLTGLRRAIADNMVRSTDEIPHVTSGFRADAVEFVKLRERLNGKHDARISYTAMVVKAVVPALAEFPLVNASVSESGEEIIEKHHYDIGVATHTEDGLLVPVVRDVDGKSLVEVSEELDSLAAGARERSLDPGQLRGSTFTVTNVGSHSEHGTFGTPIINHPEAAIMGLGRIAEEPVAVDGEMEIREQLHLSLSYDHRLVDGVTAAGFADHVIESIEDPDVLLARL, from the coding sequence ATGACGCGCTACGAATTCCCGCTGCCGGACCCCGGCGAGGGGCTGACCGAGGCGGAGGTCGTCGAGTGGCACGCCGACCCGGGCGACCGGGTCGAGGAGGACGACCCGCTCGTCGACGTCGAGACCGACAAGGCGGTCGTCGAGATCCCGGCCCCCTGCGAGGGGACACTCGAGGAACGGCGCGCGTCGCCTGGTGACGTGCTCGCCGTCGGCGACGTCGTCGCCGTCTTCGAGACGGACGCTCCCCCGACGGAACGCCAGCAGGAAGGGAGCGTCGAGGGTGCAGCGGACGACGAGTCCGAGTCCGCCTCGGGCGGTGGAACGGCGGGGGCGGAACAGCGCGATGCCGCCGGAACGACCACGGCGACCGGCGCTATCGACCGGGTCGAATCCGCCGAAGATACCGAACCCGCCGGATCGACCCGGTCCTCAGAGTCGGCCGAATCCGCCCAGTCCGCCGAACCCGCAGAGGCCGGGACCACCGCGGACGCCGACGCCGACGCCGACGGCCGGGTGTTCGCAGCCCCGAGCACGCGGCGGTACGCCCGCGAGTCCGGTGTCGACCTCTCGGCCGTCGAGGGGACCGGCCCCGGCGGTCGTGTGCTCCGCTCCGACGTAGACGCACACGGCGACGGCCAAGCGAGTGAAGCGGCCGGGGTAAACGAGTCAGCTCGTCCCGCTGCTACCGACGCCGAGGACCGCTCGACGTCCGACGACCGCGAGACCCGTCGCCCTCTGACGGGACTGCGGCGGGCCATCGCCGACAACATGGTCCGCTCGACGGACGAGATCCCGCACGTCACCTCCGGCTTCCGGGCCGACGCCGTCGAGTTCGTGAAGCTCCGCGAGCGGCTGAACGGGAAGCACGACGCGCGCATCTCCTACACGGCGATGGTGGTGAAGGCGGTCGTCCCCGCGCTCGCGGAGTTCCCGCTCGTGAACGCCAGCGTCTCCGAGTCGGGCGAGGAGATAATCGAGAAGCACCACTACGACATCGGCGTCGCGACCCACACGGAGGACGGCCTGCTCGTCCCCGTCGTCCGCGACGTCGACGGCAAGTCGCTCGTCGAGGTGTCCGAGGAACTCGACTCCCTCGCGGCGGGCGCGCGCGAACGGTCGCTCGACCCCGGACAGCTCCGCGGGAGCACGTTCACGGTGACGAACGTCGGGAGCCACAGCGAGCACGGGACCTTCGGGACGCCCATCATCAACCACCCCGAGGCGGCCATCATGGGGCTCGGCCGCATCGCGGAGGAGCCGGTCGCCGTCGACGGCGAGATGGAGATCCGCGAACAGCTCCACCTGTCGCTGTCGTACGACCACCGCCTTGTCGACGGCGTCACCGCCGCGGGGTTCGCCGACCACGTCATCGAGAGCATCGAGGACCCCGACGTCCTCCTAGCGCGGCTCTGA
- a CDS encoding mandelate racemase/muconate lactonizing enzyme family protein, with protein MPDSKYRQLVADMTGGVGWRDLRADGLRRDPERDVEITDVECVVVEGNFPWNLIKVSTDADEYGLGEAFPGPAGEYIEFLKPGLVGENPLDVDRLVEHMTQLVSGLGGSLGYSQAAVSGIEIALWDVAGKVLDVPVYQLLGGKYRDAVRIYADCHAGENLAAAAEADPRDIYTPESYADVAREVIDEGFDALKFDLDVKIEDADTATRRLSNGAIQHKIDVVDAVREEVGYDPTLGFDLHWNFTVETATKLARGVEEYDLDWIEDPVPPENVDAHRKVTESTSTPVLAGENLTRVEGFLPFLTEQAVDVVAPDIQKCGGLLELRKIATVADAFDVPVAPHNISSPVGTMASVHACATVPNAFALEWHAREVDWWDDLHTGDPLIVGGEIQVPEEPGIGIDLDAEVVTEHAAPGEDVFDLD; from the coding sequence ATGCCGGACTCGAAATACCGACAGCTCGTAGCGGACATGACCGGCGGCGTCGGCTGGCGCGACCTGCGGGCCGACGGCCTGCGGCGGGACCCCGAGCGCGACGTCGAGATCACCGACGTGGAGTGTGTCGTCGTCGAGGGCAACTTCCCGTGGAACCTGATCAAGGTCAGCACCGACGCGGACGAGTACGGCCTCGGCGAGGCGTTCCCCGGGCCGGCCGGCGAGTACATCGAGTTCCTGAAGCCAGGGCTCGTCGGCGAGAACCCGCTCGACGTGGACCGTCTCGTCGAGCACATGACGCAGCTCGTCTCCGGACTCGGCGGGTCGCTCGGCTACTCGCAGGCGGCGGTCAGTGGCATCGAGATCGCGCTGTGGGACGTCGCCGGCAAGGTGCTCGATGTCCCCGTCTACCAGTTGCTCGGCGGCAAGTACCGCGACGCCGTCCGGATATACGCCGACTGTCACGCGGGCGAGAACCTCGCGGCGGCGGCGGAGGCCGACCCCCGCGACATCTACACACCGGAGTCGTACGCCGACGTCGCCCGCGAGGTAATCGACGAGGGGTTCGACGCGCTGAAGTTCGACCTCGACGTCAAGATAGAGGACGCCGACACGGCCACCAGGCGGCTCTCGAACGGCGCCATCCAGCACAAGATCGACGTTGTCGACGCCGTCCGCGAGGAGGTGGGATACGACCCGACGCTCGGCTTCGACCTCCACTGGAACTTCACGGTCGAGACGGCGACGAAACTCGCTCGGGGCGTCGAGGAGTACGACCTCGACTGGATCGAGGACCCGGTCCCCCCTGAGAACGTCGATGCCCACCGGAAGGTGACAGAGAGCACGAGCACGCCCGTCCTCGCGGGCGAGAACCTTACCCGCGTCGAGGGGTTCCTGCCCTTCCTCACCGAGCAGGCGGTCGACGTCGTCGCACCCGACATTCAGAAGTGCGGCGGCCTCCTCGAACTCCGCAAGATCGCCACCGTCGCCGACGCTTTCGACGTTCCTGTCGCGCCCCACAACATCTCCAGCCCGGTCGGGACGATGGCGAGCGTCCACGCCTGCGCCACCGTGCCGAACGCGTTCGCGCTCGAGTGGCACGCCCGGGAGGTCGACTGGTGGGACGACCTGCACACGGGCGACCCACTCATCGTCGGTGGCGAGATCCAGGTGCCCGAGGAACCGGGCATCGGCATCGACCTCGACGCCGAGGTGGTCACCGAACACGCCGCGCCGGGCGAGGACGTCTTCGACCTCGACTGA
- a CDS encoding mandelate racemase/muconate lactonizing enzyme family protein, with amino-acid sequence MEITDIVVHTLSVDEVEGEKADGSQDACIVEVETDEGITGVGEADSSPLVVKAIVEAPVSHDKSAGLKEVLLGRDPFDVEALWNEMYDRTYFFGRRGAAITAMSAVDMAMWDVVGKATDRPLYQLIGGKHRDSVRAYASTLFPAEPTDLNHVREEAGQALDDGFSAIKFGWGGFGRDRVQDLELVGAARDVLGPEFDLMVDAGMVWQGDVKRAIKGINELDSEHDLYWVEEPVYADNLDGYAAIADACETRIVGGEEEYTAYGFREFVDRGRPDAVQPDVARSGGITHMRKIADIAAGAGIPFVPHGYSTDVIVAANLQLIAATRNAPLLEYCVEESPLRWDLVEEDFTAEDGRVEVPDRPGLGVTLDRDVLEEYRTDLPL; translated from the coding sequence ATGGAGATCACGGACATCGTCGTCCACACGCTGTCGGTCGACGAGGTCGAGGGCGAGAAGGCCGACGGCTCACAGGACGCGTGCATCGTCGAGGTGGAGACCGACGAGGGGATCACGGGCGTCGGCGAGGCAGACTCCTCGCCGCTCGTGGTGAAGGCCATCGTCGAGGCGCCGGTTTCCCACGACAAGAGCGCGGGGCTGAAGGAGGTGCTGCTCGGCCGCGACCCCTTCGACGTGGAGGCGCTCTGGAACGAGATGTACGACCGCACCTACTTCTTCGGGCGGCGCGGCGCGGCCATCACCGCGATGAGCGCCGTCGACATGGCGATGTGGGACGTCGTCGGGAAGGCGACCGACCGACCGCTCTACCAGCTAATCGGGGGCAAACACCGCGACTCCGTGCGGGCCTACGCGAGCACCCTCTTCCCGGCGGAACCGACCGACCTCAACCACGTGCGCGAGGAGGCCGGACAGGCGCTGGACGACGGCTTCTCGGCCATCAAGTTCGGCTGGGGCGGGTTCGGACGGGACCGGGTACAGGACCTCGAACTCGTCGGCGCGGCTCGCGACGTGCTCGGCCCCGAGTTCGACCTCATGGTCGACGCGGGCATGGTCTGGCAAGGCGACGTGAAACGCGCCATCAAGGGCATCAACGAACTCGACAGCGAGCACGACCTCTACTGGGTGGAGGAGCCGGTCTACGCGGACAACCTCGACGGCTACGCCGCTATCGCCGACGCCTGCGAGACGCGAATCGTCGGCGGCGAGGAGGAGTACACCGCCTACGGCTTCCGGGAGTTCGTCGACCGCGGCCGTCCCGACGCGGTCCAGCCGGACGTCGCCCGGTCGGGTGGCATCACCCACATGCGGAAGATCGCCGACATCGCGGCGGGGGCGGGGATCCCCTTCGTCCCGCACGGTTACAGCACGGACGTCATCGTCGCCGCCAACCTCCAGCTCATCGCGGCCACGCGGAACGCGCCGCTGCTCGAATACTGCGTCGAGGAGTCGCCGCTCCGCTGGGACCTCGTCGAGGAGGACTTCACCGCCGAGGACGGCCGCGTCGAGGTCCCGGACCGGCCGGGACTCGGCGTGACGCTGGACCGAGATGTGCTCGAGGAGTACCGGACGGATCTCCCGCTCTAG
- a CDS encoding enolase C-terminal domain-like protein: MAMRISELEIHEFTYRLDDVGMSHGHQGYDPGNVLEPPGFVLTIRTADGLEGHYRGFYFVPPMLAQIRMASSALLDRDPLEREDIWQDLWKAMRHLDHVGMGPIDVALWDLAGNHYGASVSELLGGTSEPVPAYASTFMADDNGGLDSPEAYADFAEECLDRGFPAYKLHGFGAPDGDVAACRAVADRVGDEMDLMLDPASEYDTYADTLRVGRALDELDFFWYEDPMADGGESMEMTRQLARDLDTPILGVEHVRGGPYTRANHLADEALDLVRADAHLDGGITGAMKIANVAESFGRDVELHVGGPAHLHCMSAIRNTNYYEHGLVHPAGIEWMSAQGFLESPEHIDDDGTVPIPDGPGLGVEVDWDFVDERLTNHEVIDEPLVSGLA; this comes from the coding sequence GTGGCGATGCGCATCAGCGAACTGGAGATCCACGAGTTCACCTACCGACTCGACGACGTGGGAATGTCACACGGCCACCAGGGGTACGACCCCGGGAACGTCCTCGAACCGCCGGGGTTCGTCCTCACGATACGGACCGCCGACGGTCTGGAAGGCCACTACCGCGGCTTCTACTTCGTCCCGCCGATGCTGGCACAGATCAGGATGGCGTCGTCGGCCCTGCTCGACCGCGACCCGCTCGAACGGGAGGACATCTGGCAGGACCTCTGGAAGGCGATGCGCCACCTCGACCACGTCGGGATGGGCCCCATCGACGTCGCGCTGTGGGACCTCGCGGGTAACCACTACGGCGCGTCCGTCTCGGAACTCCTCGGCGGCACCAGCGAGCCGGTGCCGGCGTACGCCTCGACGTTCATGGCCGACGATAACGGCGGGCTGGATTCGCCGGAGGCGTACGCTGACTTCGCCGAGGAGTGTCTCGACCGCGGCTTTCCCGCCTACAAGCTGCATGGGTTCGGCGCCCCCGACGGGGACGTCGCCGCCTGTCGCGCGGTCGCCGACCGCGTCGGCGACGAGATGGACCTCATGCTCGACCCGGCCAGCGAGTACGACACCTACGCCGACACCCTCCGCGTCGGACGAGCCCTCGACGAACTCGACTTCTTCTGGTACGAGGACCCGATGGCCGACGGCGGCGAGAGCATGGAGATGACACGACAACTTGCCCGTGACCTCGACACCCCCATCCTCGGCGTCGAACACGTCCGGGGCGGGCCCTACACCCGCGCGAACCACCTCGCCGACGAGGCGCTCGACCTCGTCCGCGCCGACGCCCACCTCGACGGGGGCATCACCGGCGCGATGAAGATCGCGAACGTCGCCGAGTCGTTCGGCCGCGACGTCGAACTCCACGTCGGCGGCCCCGCACACCTCCACTGTATGAGCGCCATCCGCAACACGAACTACTACGAACACGGCCTCGTCCACCCGGCTGGCATCGAGTGGATGAGCGCACAGGGCTTCCTCGAGTCGCCTGAGCACATCGACGACGACGGCACCGTTCCGATTCCCGACGGCCCCGGCCTCGGCGTCGAGGTCGACTGGGACTTCGTCGACGAGCGCCTGACGAACCACGAGGTCATCGACGAACCCCTCGTGAGCGGTCTCGCCTAG
- a CDS encoding iron-containing alcohol dehydrogenase family protein, with product MSEGVHSITETNSIKSPADVRYGIGATGELAEFAGSEGVERALVVTDADIVAAGVLDPIEGALESAGVAVEVFDGVEPEPKLSMVEDAAAALRADEFDLVVGAGGGSCMDTAKLASVLAVHDVPVRDTVGMGNAPGAGLALALLPTTAGTGSEVTHIGVFSDSEDGGNKVVVYDDQLFSDLSIVDPALTESLPAGIAAATGMDALTHAIESSVTMLRTPYSDVLARDAIERIGDNLRAAVHQGAGNDRARYEMSFAATTAGKAFVNSGLGAVHALTYPLGIECGIGHGLANAVLLPHVMAYNVPAEPEHFAEIARLLGEERAPGESTLDLAYRSVDAVMELNDDVGIPNHISELGDVDPDEFDRFADICFEYSEHNIERNPRDMDHDDVVGVFEDAY from the coding sequence ATGTCCGAGGGCGTCCACTCGATCACCGAGACGAACAGCATCAAGTCCCCCGCCGATGTCCGCTACGGCATCGGTGCGACTGGGGAACTCGCCGAGTTCGCCGGAAGCGAGGGCGTCGAGCGAGCGCTCGTCGTCACCGACGCCGACATCGTCGCCGCCGGCGTCCTCGACCCTATCGAGGGCGCGCTCGAATCCGCTGGGGTGGCGGTCGAGGTATTCGACGGCGTCGAACCCGAGCCGAAGCTGTCGATGGTCGAGGACGCCGCGGCTGCGCTCCGCGCGGACGAGTTCGACCTCGTGGTCGGCGCTGGCGGGGGGAGCTGCATGGACACCGCGAAACTGGCGTCCGTGCTCGCAGTCCACGACGTGCCTGTCCGCGACACCGTCGGCATGGGCAACGCCCCCGGGGCAGGCCTGGCGCTCGCGCTCCTGCCGACGACGGCCGGCACCGGCAGCGAGGTGACCCACATCGGCGTCTTCTCGGACTCGGAGGACGGCGGCAACAAGGTCGTCGTCTACGACGACCAGCTCTTCTCGGACCTTTCCATCGTCGACCCGGCGCTCACCGAGTCGCTCCCGGCGGGGATCGCGGCCGCGACGGGAATGGACGCGCTCACCCACGCGATCGAGTCATCCGTGACGATGCTGCGGACGCCGTACTCCGACGTGCTGGCCCGTGACGCCATCGAGCGCATCGGCGACAACCTCCGTGCTGCGGTCCACCAGGGCGCGGGCAACGACCGCGCGCGCTACGAGATGAGTTTCGCCGCGACGACGGCCGGCAAGGCGTTCGTCAACTCCGGGCTTGGCGCGGTCCACGCGCTCACCTACCCGCTTGGCATCGAGTGCGGCATTGGTCACGGCCTCGCGAACGCCGTCCTCCTGCCCCACGTCATGGCGTATAACGTCCCCGCCGAACCCGAACACTTCGCCGAGATCGCTCGACTCCTCGGCGAGGAGCGGGCTCCCGGCGAGTCGACGCTCGATCTCGCGTACCGGAGCGTCGACGCCGTCATGGAACTCAACGACGACGTCGGCATCCCCAACCACATCAGCGAACTCGGCGACGTCGACCCCGACGAGTTCGACCGCTTCGCGGACATCTGCTTCGAATACTCGGAACATAACATCGAGCGGAACCCCCGCGACATGGACCACGACGACGTGGTCGGCGTCTTCGAGGACGCGTACTGA
- a CDS encoding HAD-IIA family hydrolase — protein MLADRYDAFLFDLDGVVVVGDRPVTGAVETLERLRDRGAQVRFVTNNSRSTRESVSDHLESLGVEAAVEETFTAASATAAHLADAGASSVYVLGSDGFTEEMRRHGVRPTEADADAVAVGLARTATYDDLATATRLVRNGASFVAANADGAYPTEEGIAPGTGALVAALRAATGRDATVVGKPEPELFERALSGVEGRVAMVGDSRGSDVAGARRVGIDAVLVTEHAREDDAGPEPDATVATPHGLFEE, from the coding sequence ATGCTCGCAGACCGGTACGACGCGTTCCTCTTCGACCTCGACGGCGTCGTCGTGGTTGGCGACCGCCCCGTGACGGGGGCAGTGGAGACGCTCGAACGCCTCCGCGACCGGGGGGCCCAGGTCCGCTTCGTTACCAACAACTCCCGGTCGACCCGCGAGAGCGTCAGCGACCACCTCGAATCGCTCGGCGTCGAGGCAGCAGTCGAGGAGACGTTCACCGCCGCGTCGGCGACCGCGGCCCACCTGGCCGATGCGGGCGCATCGTCCGTCTACGTCCTCGGCAGCGACGGCTTCACCGAGGAGATGCGCCGCCACGGCGTGCGGCCGACCGAGGCGGACGCTGACGCCGTCGCCGTCGGCCTCGCTCGGACGGCGACGTACGACGACCTCGCGACCGCGACCCGTCTCGTCCGTAACGGCGCGTCGTTCGTGGCCGCGAACGCCGACGGTGCCTACCCGACTGAGGAGGGCATCGCCCCAGGAACTGGCGCGCTGGTGGCCGCACTCCGGGCCGCGACTGGGCGGGACGCCACCGTCGTCGGCAAGCCGGAACCGGAACTGTTCGAGCGGGCGCTGTCGGGCGTCGAGGGTCGCGTCGCGATGGTGGGCGACTCACGGGGTTCCGACGTCGCGGGCGCCAGGCGTGTCGGCATCGACGCGGTGCTCGTTACCGAACACGCGCGCGAGGACGACGCCGGCCCGGAGCCGGACGCAACGGTCGCGACGCCGCACGGACTGTTCGAGGAGTGA